TCGAGCCGGAGCCCGAGCCGACGCCGGCCGAGCGCGAGCTGCACGCGCCCCACGTCCGCTCCACCGGCGAGCCGGCGGAGATCGACCCGGACGAGCTGGACCCGGATGCGCTCAAGGTGGTGCTGCGGCTGCACCAGCACGGGCACCAGGCGTACCTCGTGGGTGGCTGCGTGCGCGACCTGCTCCTGGGCCGCAAGCCCAAGGACTTCGACGTCGCCACCAGCGCGCACCCCAACGAGGTGCGCGCCATCTTCCGAAACTGCCGCCTCATCGGTCGGCGCTTCCGGCTGGCGCACGTCTACTTCAAGGGCGGGAAGATCATCGAGGTCTCCACCTTCCGCGCCAACCCCACGGAGCTGGAGAGCGCCGCGCCGGAGACGGACGAGGGCGAGTCGGGGGAGGATGATCTGCTCATCACCCACGACAACGTCTTCGGCACCGCGCAGCAGGACGCACGTCGCCGCGACTTCACCATCAACGGCCTGTTCTACGACGTGAGCGAGGGGCGGGTCATCGACTACGTCCGCGGCCGCCGGGACCTGGACGAGCGCTTCATCCGCACCATCGGCGACCCGGAGGTCCGCATGCGCGAGGACCCGGTGCGCATCCTGCGCGCCGTGCGCTTCGCCGCGAAGCTGGATCTGGACATCGAGTCGCGCACGTACGCGGCGATGGAGGGCGCGGTGGAGGACCTGCCGCGTTGCGCGCCCGCGCGCCTGCTGGAGGAGACCTTTCGTCTCATCCGCGGCGGCGTGTCCGCGCCGGCGCTCAAGCTGCTGGACGCGCTGGACGCGCTGAAGCTGCTGCTGCCGCCGGTCAACGCGTACCTCAAACAGCACGGCAAGGAGGGCGAGCGCACCTTCTACGCCTTCGCCGAGTCGCTGGACCGGCGCGTGCGCGCGGGGGAGTCGCTCGACGACGCCATCCTGCTGGCCGCGCTGCTGGTGCCCATCAGCCGCTCCGCGCCGCCGGCGGAGCCGCAGGAGGGGGGCCGCCCCTCCGTGTCGCAGGTGGTGGAGGAGCTGCTCGCGGGCTTCGTGCAGTCGGCGCGCCTGCCGCGCCGCATCGCCGAGCGCTGCCGCATGCTGCTGCTCGCCCAGCGCACGTTGTCCGGCGAGCGCCGCCGCAAGAGCGCCGCGTTCCGTCGCCACCCGCTGTTCGGCGAGGCGCTCACCGTCTACGAGATGACGGTGGAGGCCACCGGCGAGGGCCGTGAGCAGCTGGAGGCGTGGAAGGCCGGCGAGGTGCCCTCGCCTCGCGCGGACGCCTCGGACGGCGAGGGTTCGGAGGCGGGTGGACAGCGCAAGCGCCGCCGTCGCCGTCGTCGTCGTCGCTCCTCCGGCGAGGGCTCCGCGTCCGCGGGTTCCTCCGGCTCCGGCGCCGGCGAGGCGTGAGCCCCGCCGTCCCACGGGCCCGCGTCTACGGTGGGCTCGTGTTGGGCGTGGTGGCCGTGTCCTGGGCGGCGCCCCTCATCCGCTTCGCCCAGGCGCCGTCGTTGGCCATCTCCGCGTGGCGCCTCGTCTTCGCCGCCGTGCCGCTGCTGGCGCTCGCCGTCCTGCGCGGGCGCGCGGAGCTGTCCGCGTTGTCCGCTCGGACGTGGGGCTGGCTCGGACTGTCCGGGCTGGCGCTCGCGCTGCACTTCGCGACGTGGATCGCCTCCCTCCAGTACACCACCGTGGCCAGCTCCGTGGCGCTCGTCACGACGCAGCCCGTGTGGGTGACGCTGTTCGCGTGGCTTGCGTTGTCGGAGCGCGTGGGGCGGCGGGGCGCGGCCGCGTTGGTGTTGTGCCTGGCGGGCAGCGTCCTCATCGGCGCGCGGGATTTCGCCGCGGGCGGGGCGGCGCTCTGGGGCGACGCGCTCGCGGTGGCGGGGGCGCTCCTGGCGGCGGTGTACTTCGTCGTGGGGCGTCGCGTGCGCGAGGCGCTGTCCCTGGGCACCTACGTGGGCGTCGTCTATGCCGTGGCCGCCGTGGCGCTCTTGGCCGCCCATGGCGTCGTCGACTCCCCGCTGACGGGCTTCCCGCCGCTCACCTGGGGCGTGCTGGTGGCCCTGGCGCTGGTGCCGCAGCTCATCGGCCACTCGCTGCTCAACGCGTCGGTGCGGCACCTGTCCGCGCCCTTCGTCGCGGTGGCCTCGCTGGGGGAGCCGGTGCTCTCCACGCTGTGGGCCGTGCCGCTGCTGGGCGAGAAGCCCGACTGGGTGCAGCTCACGGGGGGCGGGCTGGCCCTGCTGGGCGTGGTCCTCATGTCGCGCGAGGAGTCCGCGCGCTCGCCGCCGCCCCCGGACCTGGTGCCCGCGGCGGACTGACGCGGCCATGGTCCGAGCCCCGGTCCGTCCCGCGCATCGCGTCGCGGGTGAGGACGCCGCCCCGACGCGGGGCGAGCTCAGCGCCGGGGCTTGGCCTTCTCCACGGGGCGTTCGGAGCGGTGGGCCTCCGCGTCCGCGGTGCCGCTGGTTCCGGCGATGTCCGCCGTGGTGATGGCCTTGCTGCCGAAGCGGTCGGCGATGCGGTCCAGCGCGGCGTTCAGCTTGGCCGTGCGGGGTGGGGCGGCGGGGAAGAGTCCGAGCTGGGGGGGCGCCTCGTCGAGCTGCACGCTCACCCCGGTCAGCCGCATGGCCTTGTTTTCGTGAGCGCGCTCGAGCAGCTCCAGCGCCGCGCGGTAGAGCGTCTGCCCGTCGTCCGTCGCCTCGCGCAGCGTGGTTCGCCGGGTGAGGAGGGTGAAGTCGGCGAGCTTCAGCTTGAGCTGCACCACGCGGCCCTTGAGGTTCGCGCGCCGCAGGCGCCGCGCCACCCGCAGGGCCTGCGCGTGGATGTGGGGCTTGAGTGCCTCCACGCCGGTGAGGTCCTCCTCGAAGGTGTCCTCCGCGCCCACGCTCTTGGCGGCGCGGTCCGGCACCACCTCCCGCGCGTCGATGCCCTGCGACAGCTCCCACAGGTGCCGGCCGATGGTGCCCAGCCGGGCCTCCAGCCACTCCGCGTCCCGCTTCGCCACGTCGCCAATCGTCTTCAACCCGGCGCGCTGGAGGGCCTCCTCCGTCTTCGGCCCCACGCCCCACAGTCGAGACACGGGCAGGCCCGCGAGGAAGCCCACCGTCTCCTCCGGGCGCACCTCGCGCTGGCCATTGGGCTTGGCCAGGTCCGAGGCGATCTTCGCCACGAACTTCGCGGAGGCGATGCCCGCGGAGCAGGGCAGGGACAGCTCCTCCGCGATGTCCTTGCGGATGCGCCGCGCGATGTCCGCGGGCGCGCCGAACAGGCCCACCGACGCGGTGACGTCCAGGAACGCCTCGTCGAGCGACAGGGGCTCGATGAGCGGGGTGTACTGCTCGAAGATGGCGAACACCTGCTCGCTGGCCTCCGCGTAGGCGGGGAAGCGCGGCTTGACGACGATGGCGTGGGGCGCGGCCTTCAGCGCGCGCGACATGGGCATGGCGCTGCGCACGCCGAAGGGGCGCACCTCGTACGAGGCGGCCACCACCACGCCGCGCTGCGCGTGCCCGCCGACGATGAGCGGCTTGCCCTTGAGGGCCGGGTTGTCCCGCTGTTCGACGGACGCATAGAAGGCGTCCATGTCCACGTGGATGATGGCTCGCATCGCAAGAGTCACTCTAGCGAGTCCCTCTGACGCTTGAAGTGCGTGCACGTGAAGTCGGGAGCGCACCCGGATTGCGCTCGCGTCGCGTGGCCGGATGACGCAGGGGCCCGGGGCCGCCCCGGCGCGGTGGGCCGGCCTCGCGGGCCACTCGGGCGACCCGCCGGGTGAAGCCAGACGTGGTGCGTCTGTCTGGCCTTGTCGGACCTGGCTCGCGCGAGAGTCATTGGGGGCAGGGCGTCGGAGGGGGGGCGCTCGCTCGGGTTCGACGGCGGTGCGCGGTCGGCGTTCGGGGACGGTCCGCCATGCGCGGTGCGGGCGAGGAGCGCCGCGCCCCTGGGGGCCGGATGCGGCGTGCTCGCCCGCCTGTCACGGGCGAGCGGGAGTGCTTCGGGCGGTGGGCCCGCGCGTCGATGGGTGGTCATGCCCCCGTGGAGGTGGCCGCCGTGGTAGTTCCCGGGGCCGACATGCCCGCCTATCGCCTGGTCATCTTCGACTTCGACGGCACCCTGGCCGACACGCTCCCGTGGTTCCGCTCCGTGTTCGACGGCGTGGCGGAGCGGTTCGGTCTCGTCCGCCTGACGCCCGACGAGTTCGAGGCCCTGCGCAACCTGTCCGGGCGCGAAATCATCGCGAAGATGAAGGTCCCCGCCTGGAAGCTGCCCTTCATCGTCAGGCACATGCGCCGGGAGAAGCTCGCGGCGGCGGCGACGACGCGGTTGTTCGCCGGGGTGCCGGAGCTGCTCGCGGACCTGAAGGCGGCGGGCCTGCGGGTGGCCATCGTCAGCTCGGACAGCGAGGCCTCCGTGCGCGCGGTGCTCGGGCCGCTGGTGGCCCACGTGGACCACTTCGACTGTGGCGCGGGACTCTTCGGCAAGGCCGCGAAGTTCCGCGGGATGGTGAAGCGCACGGGGCTGCGGCGCGAGGAGGTGCTCTCCGTGGGGGACGAACTGCGCGACCTCGAGGCCGCGCTCGAGGCGGACATCGCCGCGGCGGCCGTGAGCTGGGGCTACACGGCGCCGGAGGCCCTGGAGCGGCGCCGGCCCACCCATCTCTTTCATTCCATCGACGCACTGCGGGCCATGCTCCTGCCCGCGCCTCCACCCTCCGGGTCGGAGCGATGACCAATCCCTGTCATCGCGTCACGCGATGGCGGATGGGCGACTCATCCCGGAGTGCCAGTCGATTGAAGTCGCGCGGAGCCCTCGTAGGGTGTCTCTCGACGTGGACGGCTGCCTGGTCCATGTCGCAACCCCTGGAGGCATCATGCTCCGCAATCGTCTCTCGTTCCTCGCCACTCTCGTCCTGATGTCATGTCTGTATTCCAGCGAAGGCCATGCGCAGAACGCGCAGAGTGGCGTCGTCAATCATGGGGACTACATCACCGTCCCCTCCGGCACGGTCGGTGACTGGGCCATCCATGTCTCTCCGAATCGGCTGGGGATGGAGGAGCCCGGCTCGGAGGGAGACAATGCCTTGCTGAGAATCGATTGCTACGTGGTGCCGATCAATCAGTACACGTGGCAGGTCATCTCCCAGTACAAGTATCGGTATTCCAACGGGCCGCATGGGGGCTGGTACGGCGGTTCGGCGAACTATCTCCTCGTGCACAAGTAGGCGGCCCGCCGGGCCCGTCGATGACTCCGCTGCCGGGCCTGCTCGCCGTCAACGGAGGTCGAGGGAATGCCGTGGCTGGCGGTGGGCGCAGCCGGGAGTGGGGCTCGTGATGGCTTTGCCGGTTCTGGGATAGGCTGTCCATTCCTCCCTCAATGGAGCCCACGTCCCCATGCAAGTCTTCACGCGCATCGCCTGTTTTGGTGTCGCCGTGTCCCTGGCCGCCTGCGGTCTTCCGGAGTCGTCGCCCGAGCAGGATTCCCTCGCGGAGCAGCGCGAGGGATTGACCACGGCGACGTTCCAGGGCTGCACGTACAGCATCAGCTATACCCAGATTCCCATGCCCTATCCGCCGGTCGATGCCATCAGCCTGACGCGCCAGGCCTCCGCGTCCTGTCCCTATCCGGCCGCGAGCGTGGAATTGGGGCGCTCCTACAACACTCCGTTCATCGGCATCATCGCCACACAGGTCGGGCTGGCGGCGGCGTTCTCCTTCAAGGGGTCGCCGAGCGGCAGCGCGAACACCCAATGCCGTGTCATCCACATCGACCCCGCGACGCTCGGGGACGTGCGGCGGGACGCCATCGTGGTGAACTTCGGCGCGGGGAATGTCACGAGTTGCAACCTCGACCAGACGGACGCGGGCACCACGCTGGTGGCCTACGGGAAGAAGACCGGGCCGCTTCCGGGCGAGACGGGGAGCGGCAGCAACTATGTGGCCACGTATTTCAACTTCTTCACCAGCACGACGCCCGCCGTCTACTACGCGTACTGACGGACTCTCAGGTGGCGAAGAGGTGCTTCGCCATGAAGTCCACGAACACGCGCAGCTTGGGCGAGAGATAGCGGCTCGACGGCCACAGCATCCGGAACGTGCCCCGGTGGTGCGTGTGTCCGTCGAGCACTTCCACGAGCGTGCCCTGGGCCAGCTGCCGGCGGATGGCGAAGTCCGGCAGGCAGGTGATGCCCAGGCCCTGCTCCGCCATGTAGATGAGCGGCTCGATGGTGTTCGCCACCGCCGCTGACGGCAGGGCGAGCTCCCCGCGCCCCTTGCGCAGCGGCCAGGGCTCCAGCTTGCCGTTGGTGGCGAAGCGGTGGTGGAGGCAGGCGTGGGCCAGGAGGTCCTCGGGCTTCCTGGGCGTCCCCTTCCTCCGGAGGTAGTCGGGGGACGCGACGAGCATGAGCCGGAACGTGCCCAGCACCCGGCTCATCAACCGGGAGTCGCTCACCTCGCCCGCGCGCACCACGCCATCGAAGCCCTCCTCGATGACGTCCACGACGCGGTCGGTGAAGTCGAGGTCCAGCTCGATGTCCGGGTACGCCCGCATGAAGGCGCTCAGCGTCGGCATCATCAGCATCCCGACGATGGGCATGCTGACGCGCAGCCGTCCCCGGGGCGCTCCCTGGGTCTGCGCGAGCTCCAGCTCCGCGGCCTCCACCTCGCAGAAGATGCGCCGGCAGCGCTCGAGGAAGAGCGTCCCCTCGGGCGTCAGGGTGATGGTGCGCGTGGAGCGGTGGAACAGGCGCACGCCCAGCCGCGCCTCCAGCCGCGCGATGGCCTTGCCCACCGCGGACGACGACACGCCGAGCTGCCGCCCCGCCAGCGTGAAGCTGCGTGTCTCCGCCGCCTGGACGAATGCGTTGAGCGCGCCGAGGCTGTCCATCCACCCTCTCCTCGATTCAGGACATCCGTGTCCGATGTCTTCGGAACTCTAGCCTCGTGGTTGGCGACACGGGACGTCTTTACCGTGGGCGCCATGACTTCCTCGCTCCCTTCCGACCTGTCCCCGTCCGCCAGTGCGCCCGCACGGGGCGCCCGCCTGCCGCTCGCGGAGTTGCTCTCCCTGTCCATGGCCGCCTTCATCACCGTGCTCACTGAGGCCCTGCCCGCGGGGCTGCTGCCCCGGATGAGCGCGGACCTCGGCGTGTCCGAGGCGATGGCGGGACAGGTCGTCACGCTCTACGCGCTGGGCACGCTGTTGACGGCGATTCCCCTCACCGCCGCGACCCAGGGCTGGCGGCGCAAGCCGCTGCTGCTCGGCGCCATCGCGGGCTTCGCCGTGGTCAACACGCTGACCGCGGTGTCCACCCACTTCGTGCTCACGCTGGGCGCCCGCTTCCTCGCGGGCGTGTTCGCGGGCGTGCTGTGGGCGCTCGTCGCGGGGTACGCGGCCCGGCTGGTACCCGAGCACCTCCAGGGCCGCTCGATGGCCATCGCCATGGTGGGCATCCCCCTGGCGCTCTCGCTCGGCGTCCCGGCGGGGACCTTCCTGGGGGCGGCCGTCGGCTGGCGCTCCACCTTCGGCCTCATGAGCCTGCTCACGCTCGCGCTGGTCGGGTGGGTCGTCGCCAGGCTCCCGGACTTCCCCGGGCAGGCCGAGGACAGCCGTCTGTCGCTCGCGGGCGTCTTCACCCTGCCGGGCATCCGCTCCGTGCTGTTCGCCACGCTCGCGTTCGTGCTCGCGCACAATGTCCTGTACACCTATGTCGCGCCCTTCGTCGTCCCGTCGGGGCTCGCCGCGCGCATCGACGTCGTGCTGCTCGTCTTCGGCGTCTCGGCGCTCGTCTCCATCTGGCTCGTCGGCGTGATGATCGACCGCTGGCTGCGAGAGCTGATGCTCGGCAGCACCGCGATGTTCGTCGGCGTGGGCCTCCTGTTCGGCCTCTGGGGGGACGTCCCCGCCGTGGTCTACGGGGGGATGGCGCTGTGGGGGCTCGCCTTCGGTGGCGTGGCCACGCTGCTCCAGACGGCGTCGGCGAAGACGGCGGGGGAGGCCGCGGATGTCGCCCAGTCGATGCTCGTCACCGTCTGGAACATCGCCATCGCTGGCGGGGGCGTGCTGGGCGGCGTCCTGCTGGAGACGGCCGGCGTCTCTGCCTTCCCGTGGACGCTCGTGTTGCTGCTGGTGCCCACGCTGTGGGTCGTGTGGCGGGCGAAGCGGCATGGCTTCCCGCCCGTGACGCGGCGGGGGTGAGCCCCCACACCCACGCGGGCAGACCTCTCGCGCATCGATGCTCCGGCCCCCGCGCGAGGCCATGCCCGACGTGAGGTCATCCCGACAGTCGAGTCGCCTTCCACTCCAACGGCTGGCGAGCGGTGCGAGACTGCGGCGTGGAGGAAGCCCGCACCGATGAAGACCCTGACCGAGTACCTGTGGTTCGAGACGAAGCAGCGCCGGGAGCTGGTGCGGCTCACCGACACGGTGGCCTCGCTGGTCCGCGAGAGCGGCATCCAGGAAGGCATGGTGCTCGTCTCCGCCATGCACATCACCGCGGGCGTCTTCGTCAACGATGACGAGTCCGGCCTCCATGAGGACATCTGGGCGTGGCTCCAGACACTCGCGCCCGCGGGGCCGGACTACCGCCACCACCGCACCGGCGAGGACAACGGCGACGCGCACCTCAAGTCGATGCTCGTCCACCACCAGGTCATCATCCCCGTCACCCGCGGGAAGCTGGACCTGGGGCCGTGGCAGCAGGTGTTCTACGCGGAGTTCGATGGCCAGCGCCGCAAGCGCGTCATCGTGAAGGTGATGGGCGAGTAGCCGCCGTGGCCGTCAGCCCGCGCTCGCGGGCTCCGGACGCTGGCCCGGCGCGCGCAGGCCCAGCCGCTCCAACTCCGCGCGCAGCTCCGGGGGCAGGGGGCTGGTCACGTGCATGGGCCGCTTCGTCTCCGGGTGCGACAGGCCGAGCGCCCGCGCATGCAGGAAGAAGCGCCCCAGCCGCGGCGCCTCGCGACCGCCATAGAGCGTGTCGCCGACGATGGGCGCCCCGATGCCCGCGAGGTGCGCGCGCACCTGGTGCAGCACGCCGGTGAAGATGCGCACCTCCACCAGGCTGTACTCGCCCGTGCGCTCCAGCACCCGGAAGCGCGACACCGCCTCACGCGCGTCCTCCGCGCCCTGGGGCGCGGGCTCCACGCGGTCCGGATGGCGGGGATGGTGGCGCAGGGGCACGTCGATGTCGCCCTCGTCCGCCAGGGGCCCCGTCACCAGCGCCAGGTAGCGCTTGTCCACCGCGCGCTCGCCGAAGGCCTCGCGCACCGCCGTCCACGCCGCCCGCGTGCGCGCCGCCACCAGCACGCCCGACGTCTCCACGTCCAGCCGGTGGCACAAGCCCCCCTCGCGAGGATCCACCGACGCCTGGGCGCACTCCGGGAAGCGCGCCACCAGGGCGTTGGCCACCGTCCCCGTCTCGCCGGACTGGAGCGGATGCGAAGGGCGGCCCGCGGGCTTGTCCACGAAGAGCAGCGCGGCGTCCTCGTGCAGCACGACGAGCGGGAAGTCCTCGTCCGGCACGGCCTCGCGCGTCTCCTCCTCCAACTCCACGGCGACCTGCTGGCCCGTGGCCACCAGCAGGCCCTTCTTCGCGGCGCGGCCATTCACCTTCACCGCGCCAGATTCGAACAGCCGCTTGAGCCGGGCGCGCGACAGCTTCAGCGCGTCACCGACGAACAGGTCCACCCGCTGGCCCGCCTTGTCGGCGGCCACGGTGAAGGTGTGCAGCGTGGGAGGGCTCACTCGGACAGTGCCTCGTAGACTTCCTCGGCCGTCTGGAACCGGTCGTCCGGCTCCTTGCGGATGAGGCGGTGGGCGACGCGCGCGAACTGCGGGTCCCCATGAAGGTTGAGTGCCAGCACCGGCGCCGGCTCCGTCTCCAGCACCTGCCGCCACAGCTCGTGCGGCGTCTTCGCTTCGAAGGGGGGCCGCCCGCTGAGCAACTCATAGAGGATGACCCCCAGGCTGTACAGGTCCGAGCGGCCATCCAGCGGCTCGCCGAGGATCTGCTCCGGGGCCATGTAGCGGTAGGTGCCCACCAGCTTGCCGGCCTCGGTGATGGCCACGTCGTCCGCCAGGAACTTCGCCAGGCCGAAGTCCATCAGCCGCACCTGCCGGTCCTCGTCCACCATCACGTTGGAGGGCTTGAGGTCGCGGTGCACCAGCCCGTGGCCATGGATGTACGCCAGCGCCTCGCACAGCTGGAGCATGGTGTCCTTGAGGCGCCCCATGCGCTCGGGCCGGTTCAGGTCCTCGGCGCGCAGCACGCGCGAGTCGTCCGCGGACTTTCGCGGCGGAGGCGGCAACGGCAGGTCGAAGCCCTCCAGCGAGTCGTCCGAGTCCGGGCCCTCGCCCAGGCCACCGAAGCCACCCAGGTCCTCGCTCGGCGCCTCCTCGTTGAAGGCGTCCATGCTGAACAGCCCGCCGCCGGCGCCCAGGCCCCCCATCGAGTCCGACATGCTGTCGCTGCCAGGACCGAAGTCCTCGTCCGCCGTGCGGCGCACCGACAGCGGACCGCGCGGCGTGGTGCCGCTGCTGGGCGACAGCAGGTCATCTCCCCGGATGTCCAGGTAGTGGCGCAGCGTGAGCCCCTCGATGAGCTCCATCGTCAGGTACGGCCAGCCCTGGTGTACGCCCGCCTCGAAAACCTTCACCACGTTTGGATGGGCCAGGTCGGCGAGCGTCTCGAATTCGCGCGCGAGTCTCTTCGCGGCGCGCTCGTCCAGGGCCGGACCGGCCGACAGGAGCTTGAGCGCGACCTCGTCGTTGGTGCGGCGGTCCAGGGCCCGATAGACGGTTCCCGCCCCGCCGCTGCCGAGCGTCTCGAGGACGCGGTAGGGACCGATGACCTTCGGGGGCATGCGTGGCGCGGATCCTACGGACCCCGTCGCGCCAGGGTCAAACTCCATGACGCCTGGTTGCATGGTCGTCGGCATAACATTCGCTGGGTCATTTCACTTTTCCGGAAAAACCTGGGAGAACGCTGGGGCACATGCAAGTCGGGAAGTATTCACTCGTCCGGAAGCTGGCCTCGGGGGGCATGGCGGAGGTCTTCCTCGCGAAGGCCGCCGGCCCGATGGGGTTCGAGAAGACGCTCGTCCTGAAGCGGATCCTCCCGCATCTGGCCGAGGACCCGGCGTTCGTGGAGATGTTCCTGGGCGAGGCGCGGCTGGCCGCGCAGCTCGAGCACCCGAACATCGTGCAGATCTTCGACTTCGGCGAGGCGGACGGCAGCTACTTCCTGGCGATGGAGTTCATCGACGGGCCCACGCTGCGCAAGCTGGTGAAGCGCGCGGCGGAGGCGCCGCTGCCGGCGGTGGTGTGCGCGAAGCTGGTGTCGCTGGCGGCGGAGGGGTTGGCGTTCGCGCACGACTTCTGCGACCCGGCGACGGGCGCGCCGCTGGGGATCATCCACCGCGACGTCAGCCCGGACAACATCCTGGTGTCCCGGCAGGGCGCGGTGAAGGTGGTGGACTTCGGCGTGGCGAAGGTGGCGGGGCAGGGGCACCGCACCCAGACGGGCGTGGTGAAGGGCAAGGTGGCGTACATGCCGCCGGAGCAGCTGCGCACCCAGCCGTTGGATCGCCGCGTGGACGTGTACGCGCTGGGCGTGGTGCTCTACGAGCTGCTGTCGGGACGGCGTCCCTTCGACGCGACGACCGAGGCCAGCACGATGCAGGCCATCCTGTTCGAGCCCTTCATCCCGGTGGCGTCGCGGCGCGCGGACGTGCCGCCGATGCTGCAGGAGATTCTCGACAACGCGCTCGCGAAGGACCGGGACGCGCGCTATCCGGACTGCCGCGCGTTCCAGGCGGACCTCGAGCACTTCGTGCTGACGTCGGGCGAGGCGGTGGGGGCGTACCAGCTGGCGCAGTTCGTGACGCGGGCGATGGGAGATGGCGCGACGGGGCCGTTGATGGGCTCTCCGCCGCATGGCTTGCCCGGCAGCGGCGCGCCCCGGCTGGGAGGCAGCGGGCCCAAGCCGCTGAGCGCCTCCCGGTCCATGGCCGCTCCCTCCGCGCCCCCGGAGGACGCGCTCCTGGCGGCGGTGGACGTGACGGCGCCCACCACGCCCGCGCCGCTGGCGGTGGAGGCCGTGCTGGGGCGCGGCGCGGAGGC
This sequence is a window from Myxococcus stipitatus. Protein-coding genes within it:
- a CDS encoding secondary thiamine-phosphate synthase enzyme YjbQ produces the protein MKTLTEYLWFETKQRRELVRLTDTVASLVRESGIQEGMVLVSAMHITAGVFVNDDESGLHEDIWAWLQTLAPAGPDYRHHRTGEDNGDAHLKSMLVHHQVIIPVTRGKLDLGPWQQVFYAEFDGQRRKRVIVKVMGE
- a CDS encoding LysR family transcriptional regulator; this translates as MDSLGALNAFVQAAETRSFTLAGRQLGVSSSAVGKAIARLEARLGVRLFHRSTRTITLTPEGTLFLERCRRIFCEVEAAELELAQTQGAPRGRLRVSMPIVGMLMMPTLSAFMRAYPDIELDLDFTDRVVDVIEEGFDGVVRAGEVSDSRLMSRVLGTFRLMLVASPDYLRRKGTPRKPEDLLAHACLHHRFATNGKLEPWPLRKGRGELALPSAAVANTIEPLIYMAEQGLGITCLPDFAIRRQLAQGTLVEVLDGHTHHRGTFRMLWPSSRYLSPKLRVFVDFMAKHLFAT
- a CDS encoding DMT family transporter, whose protein sequence is MSPAVPRARVYGGLVLGVVAVSWAAPLIRFAQAPSLAISAWRLVFAAVPLLALAVLRGRAELSALSARTWGWLGLSGLALALHFATWIASLQYTTVASSVALVTTQPVWVTLFAWLALSERVGRRGAAALVLCLAGSVLIGARDFAAGGAALWGDALAVAGALLAAVYFVVGRRVREALSLGTYVGVVYAVAAVALLAAHGVVDSPLTGFPPLTWGVLVALALVPQLIGHSLLNASVRHLSAPFVAVASLGEPVLSTLWAVPLLGEKPDWVQLTGGGLALLGVVLMSREESARSPPPPDLVPAAD
- a CDS encoding HAD hydrolase-like protein; the encoded protein is MVVPGADMPAYRLVIFDFDGTLADTLPWFRSVFDGVAERFGLVRLTPDEFEALRNLSGREIIAKMKVPAWKLPFIVRHMRREKLAAAATTRLFAGVPELLADLKAAGLRVAIVSSDSEASVRAVLGPLVAHVDHFDCGAGLFGKAAKFRGMVKRTGLRREEVLSVGDELRDLEAALEADIAAAAVSWGYTAPEALERRRPTHLFHSIDALRAMLLPAPPPSGSER
- a CDS encoding serine/threonine-protein kinase, with translation MPPKVIGPYRVLETLGSGGAGTVYRALDRRTNDEVALKLLSAGPALDERAAKRLAREFETLADLAHPNVVKVFEAGVHQGWPYLTMELIEGLTLRHYLDIRGDDLLSPSSGTTPRGPLSVRRTADEDFGPGSDSMSDSMGGLGAGGGLFSMDAFNEEAPSEDLGGFGGLGEGPDSDDSLEGFDLPLPPPPRKSADDSRVLRAEDLNRPERMGRLKDTMLQLCEALAYIHGHGLVHRDLKPSNVMVDEDRQVRLMDFGLAKFLADDVAITEAGKLVGTYRYMAPEQILGEPLDGRSDLYSLGVILYELLSGRPPFEAKTPHELWRQVLETEPAPVLALNLHGDPQFARVAHRLIRKEPDDRFQTAEEVYEALSE
- a CDS encoding RluA family pseudouridine synthase; its protein translation is MSPPTLHTFTVAADKAGQRVDLFVGDALKLSRARLKRLFESGAVKVNGRAAKKGLLVATGQQVAVELEEETREAVPDEDFPLVVLHEDAALLFVDKPAGRPSHPLQSGETGTVANALVARFPECAQASVDPREGGLCHRLDVETSGVLVAARTRAAWTAVREAFGERAVDKRYLALVTGPLADEGDIDVPLRHHPRHPDRVEPAPQGAEDAREAVSRFRVLERTGEYSLVEVRIFTGVLHQVRAHLAGIGAPIVGDTLYGGREAPRLGRFFLHARALGLSHPETKRPMHVTSPLPPELRAELERLGLRAPGQRPEPASAG
- the pcnB gene encoding polynucleotide adenylyltransferase PcnB, which encodes MSSNLELTAPPSEQANASESVSAEPTPSSTTPASLAEAERPLDAPVARPLAADADDEADDEEEDDDEADGLENGFDEVGLGAAAEVLAAAEAQDAADAAALEEVEPVPTVLEPEPEPTPAERELHAPHVRSTGEPAEIDPDELDPDALKVVLRLHQHGHQAYLVGGCVRDLLLGRKPKDFDVATSAHPNEVRAIFRNCRLIGRRFRLAHVYFKGGKIIEVSTFRANPTELESAAPETDEGESGEDDLLITHDNVFGTAQQDARRRDFTINGLFYDVSEGRVIDYVRGRRDLDERFIRTIGDPEVRMREDPVRILRAVRFAAKLDLDIESRTYAAMEGAVEDLPRCAPARLLEETFRLIRGGVSAPALKLLDALDALKLLLPPVNAYLKQHGKEGERTFYAFAESLDRRVRAGESLDDAILLAALLVPISRSAPPAEPQEGGRPSVSQVVEELLAGFVQSARLPRRIAERCRMLLLAQRTLSGERRRKSAAFRRHPLFGEALTVYEMTVEATGEGREQLEAWKAGEVPSPRADASDGEGSEAGGQRKRRRRRRRRRSSGEGSASAGSSGSGAGEA
- a CDS encoding MFS transporter — its product is MTSSLPSDLSPSASAPARGARLPLAELLSLSMAAFITVLTEALPAGLLPRMSADLGVSEAMAGQVVTLYALGTLLTAIPLTAATQGWRRKPLLLGAIAGFAVVNTLTAVSTHFVLTLGARFLAGVFAGVLWALVAGYAARLVPEHLQGRSMAIAMVGIPLALSLGVPAGTFLGAAVGWRSTFGLMSLLTLALVGWVVARLPDFPGQAEDSRLSLAGVFTLPGIRSVLFATLAFVLAHNVLYTYVAPFVVPSGLAARIDVVLLVFGVSALVSIWLVGVMIDRWLRELMLGSTAMFVGVGLLFGLWGDVPAVVYGGMALWGLAFGGVATLLQTASAKTAGEAADVAQSMLVTVWNIAIAGGGVLGGVLLETAGVSAFPWTLVLLLVPTLWVVWRAKRHGFPPVTRRG
- a CDS encoding DNA polymerase IV, translated to MTLAMRAIIHVDMDAFYASVEQRDNPALKGKPLIVGGHAQRGVVVAASYEVRPFGVRSAMPMSRALKAAPHAIVVKPRFPAYAEASEQVFAIFEQYTPLIEPLSLDEAFLDVTASVGLFGAPADIARRIRKDIAEELSLPCSAGIASAKFVAKIASDLAKPNGQREVRPEETVGFLAGLPVSRLWGVGPKTEEALQRAGLKTIGDVAKRDAEWLEARLGTIGRHLWELSQGIDAREVVPDRAAKSVGAEDTFEEDLTGVEALKPHIHAQALRVARRLRRANLKGRVVQLKLKLADFTLLTRRTTLREATDDGQTLYRAALELLERAHENKAMRLTGVSVQLDEAPPQLGLFPAAPPRTAKLNAALDRIADRFGSKAITTADIAGTSGTADAEAHRSERPVEKAKPRR